A window of the Cucurbita pepo subsp. pepo cultivar mu-cu-16 chromosome LG01, ASM280686v2, whole genome shotgun sequence genome harbors these coding sequences:
- the LOC111791910 gene encoding uncharacterized protein LOC111791910 isoform X2, with amino-acid sequence MEIHRVGTFGLCNRPSPLLADIVLFELSLMGFPTRFLNTFARAHAHVKGIARVDGHRRRLKTIPCKSGTQRRVHHFTPPARKIRSKQNSYTRPSEYAELPNGSHDPPPNNPEKALSI; translated from the exons ATGGAAAT TCATCGCGTGGGTACATTTGGCTtgtgtaaccgcccaagcccactgctagcagatattgttctctttgagctttcccttatgggcttccccacaaggtttttaaacacgtttgctagg GCACATGCCCATGTGAAGGGAATTGCTCGAGTCGATGGGCACAGACGAAGATTGAAAACTATCCCCTGCAAGTCAGGAACTCAGAGACGAGTGCATCATTTCACTCCTCCAGCTCGAAAGATCAGATCGAAACAAAATTCATACACTAGACCGTCCGAATATGCAGAACTGCCCAATGGTAGTCATGACCCTCCACCAAACAACCCCGAAAAGGCCCTGAGCATCTAA
- the LOC111791910 gene encoding uncharacterized protein LOC111791910 isoform X1, with protein sequence MNFIRDREEISVLCSLRNWKYGLIKKNCPEVLCFSMEIHRVGTFGLCNRPSPLLADIVLFELSLMGFPTRFLNTFARAHAHVKGIARVDGHRRRLKTIPCKSGTQRRVHHFTPPARKIRSKQNSYTRPSEYAELPNGSHDPPPNNPEKALSI encoded by the exons ATGAATTTTATTAGGGATCGAGAAGAAATTTCAGTGTTGTGTAGTCTGAGGAATTGGAAGTATGGATTGATCAAGAAAAATTGTCCAGAAGTTCTATGTTTTTCTATGGAAAT TCATCGCGTGGGTACATTTGGCTtgtgtaaccgcccaagcccactgctagcagatattgttctctttgagctttcccttatgggcttccccacaaggtttttaaacacgtttgctagg GCACATGCCCATGTGAAGGGAATTGCTCGAGTCGATGGGCACAGACGAAGATTGAAAACTATCCCCTGCAAGTCAGGAACTCAGAGACGAGTGCATCATTTCACTCCTCCAGCTCGAAAGATCAGATCGAAACAAAATTCATACACTAGACCGTCCGAATATGCAGAACTGCCCAATGGTAGTCATGACCCTCCACCAAACAACCCCGAAAAGGCCCTGAGCATCTAA
- the LOC111781230 gene encoding ABSCISIC ACID-INSENSITIVE 5-like protein 2, whose amino-acid sequence MGIQTMGSQGGGDPNGKQSQLEPLVRQNSLYSLTLDEVQNQLGDLGKPLISMNLDELLKNVWTAEANQNVGKDNEDNTVLSNLTPQQRQGSLTLNGALSKKTVDEVWRDIQQSKDGEEKKSCERQPTLGEMTLEDFLVKAGVVAETSPNKKGAGPVVEVDANITPQFPQQGQWMQFPQVQYQPQQTAMMGVYMPSQPIPQPMHVGAGTVMDGPYVDNQLALPTPLIGALSDTQTSGRKRGASEDMIEKTVERRQKRMIKNRESAARSRARKQAYTNELENKVSRLEEENERLRKRKELENLLPSTPSPEPKYQLRRTSSARF is encoded by the exons ATGGGGATTCAAACGATGGGGTCTCAAGGCGGAGGTGATCCGAATGGCAAACAATCGCAATTGGAGCCATTGGTTCGACAAAACTCGCTATATAGTCTCACTTTGGATGAGGTCCAAAACCAGTTGGGTGATCTAGGAAAGCCATTAATCAGTATGAATCTTGATGAGCTTCTTAAGAATGTGTGGACCGCTGAGGCTAACCAAAATGTCGGTAAGGACAATGAAGACAATACTGTTTTGTCGAACCTAACGCCCCAACAACGTCAGGGTAGTCTCACGTTGAATGGTGCTCTGAGTAAAAAGACGGTTGACGAGGTGTGGAGAGACATTCAACAAAGCAAAGATGGTGAGGAGAAGAAGTCTTGTGAACGACAACCTACGTTGGGAGAGATGACATTGGAAGATTTTCTGGTTAAAGCCGGGGTCGTTGCTGAGACGTCACCGAATAAGAAAGGTGCAGGTCCTGTTGTTGAAGTCGACGCAAACATCACACCACAGTTCCCCCAACAAGGACAGTGGATGCAGTTCCCCCAAGTTCAATATCAGCCTCAACAAACAGCAATGATGGGGGTTTACATGCCGAGCCAGCCTATTCCCCAGCCGATGCACGTCGGGGCTGGCACCGTGATGGATGGTCCATATGTAGACAATCAGTTGGCATTGCCAACGCCATTGATCGGAGCGTTATCTGACACACAGACATCTGGAAGGAAAAGGGGAGCGTCTGAAGACATGATCGAGAAAACTGTCGAGCGTAGACAGAAAAGGATGATAAAGAATCGGGAATCTGCCGCTCGTTCACGAGCAAGGAAGCag GCTTATACCAATGAACTGGAGAACAAAGTTTCGCGTTTggaagaggaaaacgaaagGCTCAGGAAACGTAAG GAGCTGGAAAATTTGCTACCATCGACCCCCTCGCCCGAGCCGAAGTATCAGCTTCGAAGAACATCGTCAGCGCGGTTCTAA